A genome region from Solanum pennellii chromosome 12, SPENNV200 includes the following:
- the LOC107006753 gene encoding protein PELPK1-like isoform X1: protein MGSQMKKQWLQFACVLTFFLIATCTMAYSPYNSYESSDSTYNKVPTTVVKSEDFKVPSESEKEYKSSFLPKNDYYKKPSILEENYKKVSLVPEHESFLPKNDYYKKPLFSEDNYKKESYVPEVPSKDKPEYKESFLPKFDYFKKPSFSEDNYKKTSYVPEVPSMAKPEYKESFFPKFDYFKKPSVSEDNYKKTSYVPEVPSMAKPEYKESFFPNFDYFKKPLAPEDKHKKAPYVPEVSTEPKPKYKVPSLPKNDYYKKPIISEDNYKKVSYVPKVPSVPNEEYKAHTLPKNDYYKKPSVPEENYKKVPLVPKVPSVPKEEYKVPSLSKNNYYKKPSVSEDNYKKVSYVPKVPSVPKEEYKAPSLSKNEYYKKPSPSPSPPPPPYY, encoded by the coding sequence ATGGGAAGCCAAATGAAGAAGCAATGGCTTCAATTTGCTTGTGTTTTGACATTTTTCTTGATTGCCACATGCACTATGGCATATTCACCTTACAATTCTTATGAATCATCAGATTCAACATACAATAAAGTACCAACCACAGTAGTCAAAAGTGAAGACTTCAAGGTACCCTCAGAGTCGGAAAAGGAATATAAGTcgtcatttttgccaaaaaatgaTTACTACAAGAAGCCATCAATTTTAGAGGAAAACTATAAGAAAGTGTCACTTGTTCCCGAACATGAATCATTCTTGCCAAAGAATGACTACTACAAGAAGCCATTATTTTCGGAAGATAACTACAAGAAGGAGTCATATGTTCCAGAGGTACCCTCGAAGGATAAACCAGAATATAAGGagtcatttttgccaaaatttgactACTTCAAGAAGCCATCATTTTCCGAAGACAACTACAAGAAGACGTCATATGTTCCAGAGGTACCCTCCATGGCTAAACCAGAATATAAGGAgtcattttttccaaaatttgacTACTTTAAGAAGCCATCAGTTTCAGAAGATAACTACAAGAAGACGTCATATGTTCCAGAGGTACCCTCGATGGCTAAACCAGAATATAAGGAGTCATTTTTTCCAAACTTTGACTACTTCAAGAAGCCATTAGCTCCAGAAGATAAACACAAGAAGGCACCATATGTTCCAGAGGTATCCACAGAGCCTAAACCGAAATACAAGGTACCATCTTTGCCAAAGAATGACTACTATAAGAAGCCAATAATTTCAGAAGATAACTATAAAAAGGTGTCATATGTTCCAAAGGTGCCCTCAGTGCCTAATGAAGAATACAAGGCACATACTTTGCCAAAAAATGATTACTACAAGAAGCCATCAGTTCCAGAAGAAAACTACAAAAAGGTACCACTTGTTCCAAAGGTTCCCTCAGTGCCTAAAGAAGAATACAAGGTGCCTTCTTTGTCAAAAAATAACTACTACAAGAAGCCATCGGTTTCTGAAGATAACTACAAAAAGGTTTCATATGTTCCAAAGGTGCCCTCCGTGCCTAAAGAAGAATACAAGGCGCCTTCTTTGTCAAAGAATGAATACTACAAGAAGCCATCACCTTCtccatcaccaccaccacctccatattattaa
- the LOC107006753 gene encoding protein PELPK1-like isoform X2, translated as MGSQMKKQWLQFACVLTFFLIATCTMAYSPYNSYESSDSTYNKVPSESEKEYKSSFLPKNDYYKKPSILEENYKKVSLVPEHESFLPKNDYYKKPLFSEDNYKKESYVPEVPSKDKPEYKESFLPKFDYFKKPSFSEDNYKKTSYVPEVPSMAKPEYKESFFPKFDYFKKPSVSEDNYKKTSYVPEVPSMAKPEYKESFFPNFDYFKKPLAPEDKHKKAPYVPEVSTEPKPKYKVPSLPKNDYYKKPIISEDNYKKVSYVPKVPSVPNEEYKAHTLPKNDYYKKPSVPEENYKKVPLVPKVPSVPKEEYKVPSLSKNNYYKKPSVSEDNYKKVSYVPKVPSVPKEEYKAPSLSKNEYYKKPSPSPSPPPPPYY; from the exons ATGGGAAGCCAAATGAAGAAGCAATGGCTTCAATTTGCTTGTGTTTTGACATTTTTCTTGATTGCCACATGCACTATGGCATATTCACCTTACAATTCTTATGAATCATCAGATTCAACATACAATAAA GTACCCTCAGAGTCGGAAAAGGAATATAAGTcgtcatttttgccaaaaaatgaTTACTACAAGAAGCCATCAATTTTAGAGGAAAACTATAAGAAAGTGTCACTTGTTCCCGAACATGAATCATTCTTGCCAAAGAATGACTACTACAAGAAGCCATTATTTTCGGAAGATAACTACAAGAAGGAGTCATATGTTCCAGAGGTACCCTCGAAGGATAAACCAGAATATAAGGagtcatttttgccaaaatttgactACTTCAAGAAGCCATCATTTTCCGAAGACAACTACAAGAAGACGTCATATGTTCCAGAGGTACCCTCCATGGCTAAACCAGAATATAAGGAgtcattttttccaaaatttgacTACTTTAAGAAGCCATCAGTTTCAGAAGATAACTACAAGAAGACGTCATATGTTCCAGAGGTACCCTCGATGGCTAAACCAGAATATAAGGAGTCATTTTTTCCAAACTTTGACTACTTCAAGAAGCCATTAGCTCCAGAAGATAAACACAAGAAGGCACCATATGTTCCAGAGGTATCCACAGAGCCTAAACCGAAATACAAGGTACCATCTTTGCCAAAGAATGACTACTATAAGAAGCCAATAATTTCAGAAGATAACTATAAAAAGGTGTCATATGTTCCAAAGGTGCCCTCAGTGCCTAATGAAGAATACAAGGCACATACTTTGCCAAAAAATGATTACTACAAGAAGCCATCAGTTCCAGAAGAAAACTACAAAAAGGTACCACTTGTTCCAAAGGTTCCCTCAGTGCCTAAAGAAGAATACAAGGTGCCTTCTTTGTCAAAAAATAACTACTACAAGAAGCCATCGGTTTCTGAAGATAACTACAAAAAGGTTTCATATGTTCCAAAGGTGCCCTCCGTGCCTAAAGAAGAATACAAGGCGCCTTCTTTGTCAAAGAATGAATACTACAAGAAGCCATCACCTTCtccatcaccaccaccacctccatattattaa
- the LOC107006794 gene encoding protein PELPK1-like produces the protein MGIQMKNQWLQFACVLTFFLIATCTMAYSPYNSYESSDSTYNKVPTTVVKSEDIKVPSESEKEYKPPVSESFLPKNEYYKESLFSKDNYKKESYVPEVPTMAKPEYKESFFPKFDYFKKPSVSEDNYKKDSYVSEVPSMAKPEYKESFFPKFDNFKKPLVPEDNDKKVSYVPKVPTKPKSEYKVPSLQKNDYNKKSSVPEDNYKKVSYVPKVPSVPKEEYKIPSLVKNDYYNKPSVTEDDYKKVSYVPKVPSVPKEEYKVPSLPKNDYYKKPSVPEDNYKKVPFVPKVPSVPKEEYKVPSLPKNDYYKKPIVSEDNYKKVSYIPKIPSVPKEEYKVPSLSKNDYNKKPSPSPSTPPPYY, from the coding sequence ATGGGAATCCAAATGAAGAATCAATGGCTTCAATTTGCTTGTGTTTTGACATTTTTCTTGATTGCCACATGCACTATGGCATATTCACCTTACAATTCATATGAATCATCAGACTCAACATACAATAAAGTACCAACCACAGTAGTCAAAAGTGAAGATATCAAGGTACCCTCGGAATCGGAAAAGGAATATAAGCCACCAGTTTCAGAATCATTTTTGCCAAAGAATGAATACTACAAGgagtcattattttcaaaagataacTACAAGAAGGAGTCATATGTTCCAGAGGTACCCACGATGGCTAAACCAGAATATAAGGAGTCTTTTTTCCCAAAATTTGACTACTTCAAGAAGCCATCAGTTTCAGAAGATAACTACAAGAAGGATTCGTATGTTTCAGAGGTACCCTCGATGGCTAAACCAGAATATAAGGAGTCgttttttccaaaatttgacAACTTCAAGAAGCCATTAGTTCCAGAAGATAACGACAAGAAGGTGTCATATGTTCCAAAGGTACCCACAAAGCCTAAATCGGAATACAAGGTACCATCTTTGCAAAAGAATGACTACAATAAGAAATCATCGGTTCCAGAAGATAACTACAAAAAGGTTTCATATGTTCCAAAGGTGCCCTCAGTGCCTAAAGAGGAATACAAGATACCTTCTTTGGTAAAGAATGATTACTACAACAAGCCATCAGTTACAGAAGATGACTACAAAAAGGTGTCATATGTTCCAAAGGTGCCTTCAGTGCCTAAAGAAGAATACAAGGTACCTTCTTTGCCAAAGAATGATTACTACAAGAAGCCATCAGTCCCAGAAGATAACTACAAAAAGGTACCATTTGTTCCAAAGGTGCCCTCAGTTCCTAAAGAAGAGTATAAGGTGCCTTCTTTGCCAAAAAATGACTACTACAAGAAGCCAATAGTTTCAGAAGATAACTACAAAAAGGTGTCATATATTCCAAAGATACCCTCAGTGCCTAAAGAAGAATACAAGGTTccttctttatcaaaaaatGACTACAACAAGAAGCCATCACCTTCTCCATCAACACCACCTCCATATTATTAA
- the LOC107006765 gene encoding protein PELPK1-like, translating to MGSQMKKQWLQFACALAFFLIATCTMAYSPYNSYESSDSTYNKVPTTLVKSEDFKVPSESEKEYKSSFLPKNDYYKKPLVSEDNYKKVAFVPKHESFLPKNDYYKKPLFSDDNYKKESYVPEVPSMAKPEYKESFFPKFDYFKKPSVSEDNYKKASYVPEVPSIAKPEYKESFFPKFDYIKKPLVPEDNDKKVSYVPKVPTEPKSEYKVPSLQKNDYYKKSSISEDNYKKVSYVPKVHVVPKEEYKIPSLPKNDYYKKPSATEDNYKKVPFVPKVPSVTKEEYKVPSLPKSDYYKKSSVSEDKKVSYVPKVSSVPKEEYKVPSLPKNDYYKKPSLPEDNYKKVSHVPKEEYKVFSFPENDYYKKPIVSEDKYKKVSYVPKVPSVPKEEYKVPSLSKNDYNKKPSPTPSPPPPYY from the coding sequence ATGGGAAGCCAAATGAAGAAGCAATGGCTTCAATTTGCTTGTGCTTTGGCATTTTTCTTGATTGCCACATGCACTATGGCATATTCACCTTATAATTCTTATGAATCATCAGACTCAACATATAATAAAGTACCAACCACATTAGTCAAAAGTGAAGACTTCAAGGTACCCTCAGAGTCGGAAAAGGAATATAAGTcgtcatttttgccaaaaaatgaTTATTACAAGAAGCCATTAGTTTCAGAAGATAACTATAAGAAAGTAGCCTTTGTTCCCAAACATGAATCATTTTTGCCAAAGAATGACTACTACAAGAAGCCATTATTTTCAGACGATAACTACAAGAAGGAGTCATATGTTCCAGAGGTACCCTCGATGGCTAAACCAGAATATAAGGAgtctttttttccaaaatttgacTACTTCAAGAAGCCATCTGTTTCAGAAGATAATTACAAGAAGGCTTCATATGTTCCAGAGGTACCCTCGATTGCTAAACCAGAATATAAGGAgtcattttttccaaaatttgacTACATCAAGAAGCCATTAGTTCCAGAAGATAACGACAAGAAGGTGTCATATGTTCCAAAGGTACCAACAGAGCCTAAATCGGAATACAAGGTACCATCGTTGCAAAAGAATGACTACTATAAGAAGTCATCGATTTCAGAAGATAACTACAAAAAGGTGTCATATGTTCCAAAGGTGCACGTAGTTCCTAAAGAGGAATACAAGATACCTTCTTTGCCAAAGAATGATTACTACAAGAAGCCATCAGCTACAGAAGATAACTACAAAAAGGTACCGTTTGTTCCAAAGGTGCCCTCAGTGACTAAAGAAGAATACAAGGTGCCTTCTTTGCCAAAAAGTGACTACTACAAGAAGTCATCAGTTTCTGAAGATAAAAAGGTGTCATATGTTCCAAAGGTGTCCTCAGTGCCTAAAGAAGAATACAAGGTACCTTCTTTGCCAAAGAATGATTACTACAAGAAGCCATCACTTCCAGAAGATAACTACAAGAAGGTTTCACATGTGCCTAAAGAAGAGTATAAGGTATTTTCTTTTCCAGAAAATGACTATTACAAGAAGCCAATAGTTTCagaagataaatataaaaaggtGTCATATGTTCCAAAGGTACCCTCAGTGCCTAAAGAAGAATACAAGGTGccttctttatcaaaaaatGACTACAACAAGAAGCCATCACCTACTCCATCACCACCACCTCCATATTATTAA